In uncultured Bacteroides sp., the sequence ATTCACATTGGCAATAAAGCTGTGAGAGGATGCATGGCCTGCGGAGGATGTTCCAGAAACAAGGACGAAAAGTGCGTTATTACAACTGATCCTTTGAATGAATGGGTTCAGAAGATGAAGGATGCCGATGGAATTATACTTGGTTCACCTGTTTATTATGCAGGTATTCCGGGAACTATGAAATCGTTTCTGGATAGAGCTTTCTTTGTGTCGGGAAGTAATGACAATTTATTCCGTCAGAAAGTGGGTGCTGCAGTAGTTGCTGTACGCCGTACCGGAGGTTCTTCAACATTCGATAGTCTTAACCATTATCTGAATTATTCGGAAATGATTCTTGCTACATCAAACTATTGGAACATTACTCACGGACTGTCTAAGGGAGAGGCTTTACAGGATGGCGAAGGCGTACAGATTATGGAAGTTCTGGGAAGAAATATGGCATGGCTACTTAAAATGCGTGAGCAAACTAAAGACACCATTCCTGCTCCAGCTCCCGTAAGTAAGGTTTATACTAATTTTATCCGGTAATAAAATACACGTTGTATATCCTCGTTTCCGGTTTTTAAGATAAAAAACAGACTGAGTATATAAAAAAGCAGCTCATTGTAACCATTGTTACAAGTCGGGAGCCAAGAATTACCATACCTTTGCAGCATCATCCTAAATATTGAAGAGAATGAAACGAACTGTGATTAAAATAGACGAAGCATTGTGTAACGGATGCGGATTGTGTGTAAAAGGTTGTCATGAAGGGGCTTTACAGCTTATTAATGGTAAAGCGGTAATGGTGAGCGAGCTTTATTGCGACGGTTTAGGCGCTTGCATTGGCGAATGTCCCGAAGGTGCAATAGAACTAGAAGAGCGTGAAGCAGAACCTTACAGCGAAGAAGCTGTTATGGAACGTATTTCTCCGAAAGGTGAAACGGTTATTCTTGCTCACTTAAAGCATTTAAAGGAACACGGTGAGAAGGGTTTGCTGATGCAGGGCGTAGATTATCTCAGAAGAAATAATATCCAGGTGGATCTTTCTCAGATACACGGTCAACAGCATACGGGCGGAGCACATAGCGGATGTCCAGGTTCCATGGCTCGTACACTGAGACCTGCCGTACAGGCTACCTCCGTTGCAGGGATAGTTCAAGGCGGTTTTTCTGCTCCTACTCAAGGTGGCGTTACTGCACCTCAGGCTTCGGAGCTTCGTCAATGGCCCGTACAACTGCACTTGCTCAATCCACAAGCAGGATATTTCCAGGGGGCTGATGTTTTATTAGCAGCCGACTGTACTTCTTTTACCGCCGGCAATTTTCACGACCGCTTTCTGAAAGGTAAGATTCTGGCTATCGCCTGCCCCAAACTGGACAGCAATACAGAATCATACATTGAAAAGTTGCGGGTTATGATTGATGATTCAAAAATAGACACGCTTACGGTGTTGATTATGGAGGTTCCTTGCTGCGGAGGTTTACTACAGATGGCAAAAATAGCAAGAGAAAAAGCTTCAAGGCATATTCCAATTAAAAACATCGTTCTATCTGTTCAGGGAGAAATAAAGAGTGAAGTCTGGATTTAATCAGGCAACTTAATATACATTGCTATCTGGTTTACTAAATGAATAAAACCAATTTGTACAAGCTGACTAATTAATCTCACAGCAGTAATTAGTCAGCTTTTGCTAATTCGCATTTTAGGCCAATGAGACTTATTTCTATTCTCAACAAATAAATCTCTGGTTCAGAATCATATTTGCATTGACTTATAGGGGGAGGCTATCTATTTGTTAATAAATCTATATTAAACGAATTGATCAGCCGTTTTTCTGCTATAAAATAGCTCGTGAGCATGATTTTGCCAGCACTTTACTACTGATAATCAATAATGAAACACTTTTTAACTCAAATTACAAATCCAAAACCATATTTATTCAGGTTATTTTCTGTCTTACTATTTTATTTTTAGAGATAACACACTGATTATTAAGCGCGGGCAATTTTATACCACCCCCTTAGAAAACAAAAAAATGGCGTAGTTGCCCGCGCACTAAAAGTGGGTGAATTAAACAAGGAGGATAATTCGATTATTCACTATTTAACTTGAACCATATCACTGTAATGAAAAGCGCTCTATAAAATAGAATTTAGAATTCCTCATTTTACTGTCTATAATCACAAGCCACATATAATCAAGATAATAACGGGGAGCTAATTAAAGTCAAAATATAACCAATCAACAAAGACTACATTTAGTTATCCACAAAAAAAACTTCAGCTAGAATAAGTCCATTTTGTCTTTTTTTTAATTATTTTTGCAGCAAAAAACAATGAAACAAAAGAAATTACTCCTGATTATCTTAACTGTAGTGTGTCAATTTGCTACCGCACAGAACATTCAGTTCCACTATGACCTCAGAAATTCTTTAAATAAGAATATTCCGACTTCAAGAAACTATCTCACAACTACTATTGAGATGTTCAAACCCGATAAATGGGGTTCTACTTTCTTCTTCGTGGATATGGATTATAACCAGGCCAAAGGAAATATAGGAACTGCATACTGGGAAATCGCCCGTGACTTTAAGATTGGTAAATGCCCTATTATGCCTCATATTGAGTATAATGGTGGTGCAGGAAACAGTCAAGGCTTTGGATTCTCCATTGCAAATGCTTACCTGCTAGGAGCTTCTTACCCATTTAGTTGCGGAAATGCCAATTTCAGCACTTACCTTGCTTACAAATACAATGCATTTACCAAAACCAGCAACGACGTTCAGTGGACTGGTACCTGGGGCATTCCTTTGTTTGATAACAAAATGACTCTGTCAGGGTTCATTGATGTATGGACAGAAAACAAAGACCGAACAGGAACTGGAAATGAATCTGGCAAAAGAGTTATATTATTAACAGAACCACAAGTCTGGTATAATGTTAATTCTAAGTTATCATTGGGTAGTGAAATAGAAATCAGCAATAACTTCTATAAATTGAATTATAGCACAGATAATTATGCTGCAA encodes:
- a CDS encoding flavodoxin family protein, which produces MKVVAINGSPRKEGNTYHALMGVGKQLMENGIEFEIIHIGNKAVRGCMACGGCSRNKDEKCVITTDPLNEWVQKMKDADGIILGSPVYYAGIPGTMKSFLDRAFFVSGSNDNLFRQKVGAAVVAVRRTGGSSTFDSLNHYLNYSEMILATSNYWNITHGLSKGEALQDGEGVQIMEVLGRNMAWLLKMREQTKDTIPAPAPVSKVYTNFIR
- a CDS encoding 4Fe-4S dicluster domain-containing protein; the protein is MKRTVIKIDEALCNGCGLCVKGCHEGALQLINGKAVMVSELYCDGLGACIGECPEGAIELEEREAEPYSEEAVMERISPKGETVILAHLKHLKEHGEKGLLMQGVDYLRRNNIQVDLSQIHGQQHTGGAHSGCPGSMARTLRPAVQATSVAGIVQGGFSAPTQGGVTAPQASELRQWPVQLHLLNPQAGYFQGADVLLAADCTSFTAGNFHDRFLKGKILAIACPKLDSNTESYIEKLRVMIDDSKIDTLTVLIMEVPCCGGLLQMAKIAREKASRHIPIKNIVLSVQGEIKSEVWI
- a CDS encoding DUF5020 family protein, with product MKQKKLLLIILTVVCQFATAQNIQFHYDLRNSLNKNIPTSRNYLTTTIEMFKPDKWGSTFFFVDMDYNQAKGNIGTAYWEIARDFKIGKCPIMPHIEYNGGAGNSQGFGFSIANAYLLGASYPFSCGNANFSTYLAYKYNAFTKTSNDVQWTGTWGIPLFDNKMTLSGFIDVWTENKDRTGTGNESGKRVILLTEPQVWYNVNSKLSLGSEIEISNNFYKLNYSTDNYAANKLYVFPTIAAKWNF